The nucleotide window TCACTTTCCGCGCCAATTTGCGAATACCCTACAACCAGCTCTGAGTAAGTTTTTTTACCATTGATCTGTTCGGGCAGCCGGGTAAGTTCCGTCGTGTCGGAACCCGATTCCGCCGTGCAGGCTGCCATGAAAAAACCGAGGCTGAACAGCGCCAGCAGTTTAGCCGATGACCTCAGAAATAAACTCATCATGCCGGCTCCCATTCACTCTTTTCGATTGGTTCATACCGATTGGGAATGGCAATCGTCACCTGGGTGCCATCCCGGTATTGGCTGCTGATAGACAGCCCATATTGCATCCCGTAATACAGTTTGATGCGTTTATTGACGTTACCCAGGCCAAATCCACTGTCTTTCATCAGAGGTTCCCCAGAATCTTCGGCGAGCATCGCCTGGATTTTGGCAAGTTTATAAGGAGTAAAACCTACGCCATTATCCTCCACATGGAGCAGCAGCATGTTTTTATTCGCCGATTGATTCACACGAACACAAATTTTCCCACCATTTCTTTTGGTTTTTATGCCGTGATAGAGAGCGTTTTCAACCAACGGCTGCAGCGTCAGCTTGAGAATGGTGTGATCCAGTAACGTTTCGTCTACTTCGATCTGGTAATCCAGAATGTCTTCATAGCGCATTTTTTGGATTGCCAAATAGCTCCTGACATGTTCAATTTCTTGTTGCACAGTGATCCAGTCTTTGCCTTTGCTCAGGGCAATGCGAAAGAAGCTGGAAAGGGCGCAGGCCATTTCTATGACCTGGTCGCTCTTGTTTGCCTCAGCCATCCAGACAATGGTGTCCAGGGTGTTGTAAAGAAAATGGGGGTTGATTTGCGCTTGCAGCGCTTTGAGTTCTGCTTTCTGTAAATTATCATGCTCATTGATTTTGGCAGTCAATAGTTCGCGGATTTTTCCGATCATGATGTTGAAGCTGATGCCCAGTTCGGTGATCTCATCCACGTTGTTGCTGGTGACCAGCCCTTGCAAGTCTGCTCCGGTGATGGTGGTGGTGACATCGTGCAGCTTTTTGATGGGAATGTAGATGCTGGCGGAGATGATCCAGGCCGCCAAAATGGAAAAACCGATGACGCCGGGCAATAAAATCGTGTACAGGACAGAAAGCCGAGTAAACCGCGCCTGGCTCTCGTCATACTGCTTTTCTGCTTCGTTGACTTCAAACAACATGTAATCTTGAATGCTGTCTTCAATAACCGTTGAAACGCCGCGGATATTGTCGAGTACTTCTTCGTTTTTAGCGACACGGCTTCCCTGCTCAATCTGCTCTCCCATGAGGTCTACATAGTAAGTCAACGTGCCCATCGTGCGCCGGATTACTTCCAGTTTGATTTGTGATTTGTCGGAATTGGCGTTTGCCATGAGGAAATCAATTTGGGTATTGACTTGTTCGATGATCTGGTACTGCTGCCCTTCTGCAAATTCTGTTCGGCCGGAGACGATGCCCCACATTTCGGTATCAATGGCTGGCTTAATGAAGCCATTGATGCTGTTTGCCGTGGTGATATTGTTGATAATGGCGTCGTATTGGCGGTTAAAGCGCAGCATTTCCATGATGAGCAGGATGTTGACAGCCGACAGCAGCAGGATGACGGTGAAGAAGGAGAGCAATATTTTGGCGCGAAGTGACAACTGTACGCTGGCAAACAAGGCGACAAATTTGCCCATGTAACCTGGGGTTAGAACCGGGGGGTCGTTT belongs to Candidatus Leptovillus gracilis and includes:
- a CDS encoding sensor histidine kinase translates to MNAELISNDPPVLTPGYMGKFVALFASVQLSLRAKILLSFFTVILLLSAVNILLIMEMLRFNRQYDAIINNITTANSINGFIKPAIDTEMWGIVSGRTEFAEGQQYQIIEQVNTQIDFLMANANSDKSQIKLEVIRRTMGTLTYYVDLMGEQIEQGSRVAKNEEVLDNIRGVSTVIEDSIQDYMLFEVNEAEKQYDESQARFTRLSVLYTILLPGVIGFSILAAWIISASIYIPIKKLHDVTTTITGADLQGLVTSNNVDEITELGISFNIMIGKIRELLTAKINEHDNLQKAELKALQAQINPHFLYNTLDTIVWMAEANKSDQVIEMACALSSFFRIALSKGKDWITVQQEIEHVRSYLAIQKMRYEDILDYQIEVDETLLDHTILKLTLQPLVENALYHGIKTKRNGGKICVRVNQSANKNMLLLHVEDNGVGFTPYKLAKIQAMLAEDSGEPLMKDSGFGLGNVNKRIKLYYGMQYGLSISSQYRDGTQVTIAIPNRYEPIEKSEWEPA